The following proteins are co-located in the Streptomyces sp. NBC_01198 genome:
- a CDS encoding PQQ-dependent sugar dehydrogenase, which translates to MSTGGPGTARRVLGGAAATAVAAALVAGCSSGSSTGAPPFTKPSHTSGAPAAPPASTTSATPTPSAAPAKGTAKVTGTLATKLAAPWGLVRLADGTLLVASRDTGKIIRVDPARKTSTVIGTIPGVAHSQGGEAGLLGLALSPDFGTDHLLYAYFSTASDNRIARMVFDPTRASGDQLGAPDTILRGIPTGSIHNGGRIAFGPDGMLYAGTGETAQRGLAQDMSSLGGKILRMTPDGQVPKDNPVSGSLVYSPGHRNVQGLAWDAQGRLWASEFGQDTWDELNLIEPGKNYGWPVVEGIAHRAGYVDPVVQWHTDDASPSGIAYAAGSIWMASLKGERLWRIPLDGTRAAAPPQAFFTRTYGRLRTVVAVDDHTILLTTSNTDGRGTPKPGDDKILRISVS; encoded by the coding sequence GTGAGCACAGGAGGGCCGGGCACAGCCCGTCGCGTACTGGGAGGCGCGGCCGCGACCGCCGTCGCCGCCGCGCTGGTCGCGGGATGCAGCAGCGGCTCGTCGACGGGGGCGCCCCCGTTCACCAAGCCCTCGCACACCTCGGGCGCCCCGGCGGCGCCCCCGGCCTCGACCACCTCCGCCACGCCGACCCCCTCCGCGGCCCCGGCCAAGGGCACCGCGAAGGTCACCGGCACCCTCGCCACCAAGCTCGCCGCGCCCTGGGGCCTGGTGCGGCTCGCCGACGGCACGCTGCTGGTCGCCTCGCGCGACACCGGGAAGATCATCCGGGTCGACCCGGCCAGGAAGACGTCCACCGTGATCGGCACGATCCCCGGCGTGGCCCACAGCCAGGGCGGCGAGGCGGGCCTGCTCGGTCTCGCCCTGTCACCGGACTTCGGCACCGACCACCTGCTCTACGCGTACTTCAGCACCGCGTCCGACAACCGCATCGCCCGGATGGTCTTCGACCCGACCCGCGCCTCCGGTGACCAACTGGGGGCGCCGGACACGATCCTGCGGGGCATCCCGACCGGCTCGATCCACAACGGCGGGCGGATCGCCTTCGGCCCCGACGGCATGCTCTACGCCGGGACCGGCGAGACCGCCCAGCGCGGGCTCGCCCAGGACATGTCCTCGCTCGGCGGCAAGATCCTGCGTATGACGCCGGACGGGCAGGTGCCGAAGGACAACCCCGTTTCCGGCTCCCTGGTCTACTCCCCCGGCCACCGCAACGTGCAGGGCCTGGCCTGGGACGCGCAGGGCCGGCTGTGGGCCTCGGAGTTCGGGCAGGACACCTGGGACGAGCTGAATCTCATCGAGCCGGGCAAGAACTACGGCTGGCCGGTGGTGGAGGGCATCGCGCACCGGGCCGGTTACGTCGACCCGGTCGTCCAGTGGCACACCGACGACGCCTCCCCCAGCGGTATCGCCTACGCGGCGGGTTCCATCTGGATGGCCTCCCTCAAGGGCGAGCGCCTCTGGCGCATCCCGCTCGACGGCACCAGAGCGGCGGCGCCGCCGCAGGCGTTCTTCACCAGGACCTACGGGCGGCTCCGCACAGTGGTGGCGGTCGACGACCACACGATCCTGCTGACCACCAGCAACACGGACGGCCGCGGGACGCCGAAGCCGGGGGACGACAAGATCCTCCGGATCAGCGTGAGTTAG
- a CDS encoding helix-turn-helix transcriptional regulator, which translates to MLTSVQTQSLSPVFIGRGAELARLASVLADADAGESQAVLIGGEAGVGKTRLTEEFLAAARAAGAVTAVGGCVEIGADGLPFAPVSAALRDLYRTLGPELIAAAAGQQAELARLLPELARTDGARKEPHDEDGRVRLFELTARLLERLGADRTIVVVVEDLHWADRSTRELLAYLFRSLQRCRVLVAATYRADDIHRRHPLRPFLAETDRLRRVERFELSRFSRAEVRSQLSSIMADEPDDTVVDQVFARSDGNPFFVEELACSLHRGCSTGLSDSLRDLLLVRVEALSEDAQRVAKFVAEGGSTVEYRLLAAITGLSEDDLLAALRVAVGASILRPTDSGEGYRFRHSLVREAVGDDLLPGERSRINRRYAQAVEADPSLVPADERAARLASYWYAAHDPARALPAVLSAAVEARHRHAHAEQYRLLERAVELWDDAPEDIRAGLRPADYTEAYPPCDCPEGTPLDFVDLLAELTVAARLSGERERAYAMAKRALRQMERSGSHDPLRAAWFWTQRSKVMEVLGRGDGWEELARARELVRGLPPSATHAEVLAMIAGWIMVHKSGAEGIAIAGQAVELARTAQARDTELHARVTLGLLQADSGDLDGGIAGVEEVRRLVSDQRAPLIVSRTYGNLSSVLEGAGRSEEAVRVSREGLDLVGDQVANATRAWLLANEGESLLMLGRYEEAATELAAARRAVEGPLLCAGVEMYQGFLALALGDTEAAVQLHASAAAGFRHDTQPQHQIPLLGLGLRVSVAQGRYDEARRILLAGIDAGFPNGTARYAWPLVAWGAAAEADGPWPVTGDPARGQVLDRIRTAARELARPTRLYEAYALLVEAELARAAGRHEPELWAAAEASFAKEERPVELATARYRHAEALLARGPDTREQAGCLLVQAHDVVAAAGAKPLAAEIAALAQRARLPLDAPLGPAAAAGPADPVDPADSLGLTARERDVLRLVADGRTNRQIAQELFISPKTASVHVSNILAKLTVSTRGEAAALAHRLHLFTTAP; encoded by the coding sequence ATGCTCACCAGCGTGCAGACCCAGTCGCTCAGCCCCGTGTTCATCGGCCGAGGCGCCGAGCTTGCACGGCTTGCCTCGGTGCTTGCCGACGCGGACGCGGGCGAGTCCCAGGCGGTGCTCATCGGCGGCGAGGCGGGCGTCGGCAAGACCCGGCTGACCGAGGAGTTCCTGGCCGCGGCCCGCGCGGCGGGCGCGGTGACCGCCGTCGGCGGCTGCGTGGAGATCGGTGCGGACGGCCTCCCCTTCGCACCGGTCTCCGCCGCGCTGCGCGACCTCTATCGCACCCTCGGCCCCGAGCTGATCGCCGCCGCGGCCGGCCAGCAGGCCGAACTGGCCCGGCTGCTGCCCGAGTTGGCCCGCACGGACGGCGCCCGCAAGGAGCCGCACGACGAGGACGGCCGGGTCCGGCTGTTCGAGCTGACCGCCCGGCTGCTGGAAAGGCTCGGCGCCGACCGTACGATCGTGGTGGTCGTCGAGGACCTGCACTGGGCCGACCGCTCCACCCGCGAGCTGCTCGCCTACCTCTTCCGCTCCCTCCAGCGCTGCCGCGTGCTGGTCGCGGCGACCTACCGGGCCGACGACATCCACCGCAGGCATCCGCTGCGGCCCTTTCTCGCCGAGACCGACCGGCTGCGCCGGGTGGAGCGGTTCGAGCTGTCGCGGTTCAGCCGCGCCGAGGTCCGCAGCCAGCTGTCCTCGATCATGGCCGACGAGCCGGACGACACGGTGGTCGACCAGGTCTTCGCACGCTCCGACGGCAACCCGTTCTTCGTCGAGGAGCTGGCCTGCAGCCTGCACCGCGGGTGCTCAACCGGCCTCAGCGACTCGCTGCGCGACCTGCTGCTCGTCCGGGTCGAGGCGCTGTCCGAGGACGCCCAGCGGGTGGCGAAGTTCGTCGCCGAGGGCGGCAGCACCGTCGAGTACCGCCTGCTGGCGGCCATCACGGGGCTGTCGGAGGACGACCTGCTCGCGGCGCTGCGTGTCGCGGTCGGCGCCAGCATCCTGCGGCCGACCGACAGCGGCGAGGGCTACCGCTTCCGGCACTCGCTGGTCCGCGAGGCGGTCGGCGACGATCTGCTGCCGGGCGAGCGCAGCCGTATCAACCGGCGTTACGCGCAGGCGGTCGAGGCCGACCCCTCGCTGGTCCCCGCGGATGAGCGGGCCGCCCGGCTGGCCAGCTACTGGTACGCCGCGCACGACCCGGCCCGGGCGCTGCCCGCCGTGCTGAGCGCCGCCGTCGAGGCCAGGCACCGGCATGCCCACGCCGAGCAGTACCGGCTGCTGGAACGCGCGGTGGAACTGTGGGACGACGCCCCCGAGGACATCCGCGCCGGGCTGCGGCCCGCCGACTACACCGAGGCGTATCCGCCCTGCGACTGCCCCGAGGGCACTCCGCTGGACTTCGTCGACCTGCTGGCCGAACTCACCGTCGCCGCCCGGCTCAGCGGCGAGCGGGAACGCGCCTACGCCATGGCCAAGCGGGCGCTGCGGCAGATGGAGCGCAGCGGCAGCCATGACCCGCTGCGTGCCGCGTGGTTCTGGACGCAGCGCTCCAAGGTCATGGAGGTGCTGGGCCGCGGTGACGGCTGGGAGGAACTGGCCAGGGCCCGCGAGCTGGTCCGCGGCCTGCCGCCGTCCGCCACCCACGCCGAGGTCCTGGCGATGATCGCCGGCTGGATCATGGTCCACAAATCCGGTGCGGAGGGCATCGCCATCGCCGGGCAGGCGGTGGAGCTCGCCAGGACCGCGCAGGCGCGCGACACCGAACTGCACGCCCGCGTCACCCTGGGCCTGCTCCAGGCGGACAGCGGCGACCTCGACGGCGGCATCGCCGGGGTCGAGGAAGTACGGCGGCTGGTCAGCGACCAGCGCGCGCCGCTGATCGTCTCGCGCACCTACGGCAACCTGTCCTCGGTCCTGGAGGGCGCGGGCCGCTCCGAGGAGGCGGTACGGGTCAGCCGCGAGGGCCTGGACCTGGTCGGCGACCAGGTGGCCAACGCCACCCGGGCGTGGCTGCTCGCCAACGAGGGCGAGTCGCTGCTCATGCTCGGCCGCTACGAGGAGGCCGCGACCGAACTGGCCGCCGCCCGCCGGGCGGTGGAGGGGCCGCTGCTGTGCGCGGGCGTGGAGATGTACCAGGGCTTCCTGGCACTCGCCCTCGGCGACACCGAAGCCGCGGTCCAACTCCACGCCTCAGCCGCGGCCGGCTTCCGCCACGACACCCAGCCGCAGCACCAGATCCCCCTCCTCGGGCTGGGCCTGCGCGTCTCCGTCGCCCAGGGCCGCTACGACGAGGCCCGGCGCATCCTGCTGGCCGGGATCGACGCCGGATTCCCCAACGGCACCGCGCGCTACGCCTGGCCGCTGGTCGCCTGGGGCGCCGCCGCGGAAGCCGACGGGCCATGGCCGGTCACCGGCGATCCCGCCCGCGGCCAGGTGCTCGACCGGATCAGGACCGCCGCCCGTGAACTGGCCCGCCCCACACGGCTCTACGAGGCCTACGCGCTGCTCGTCGAGGCCGAGCTGGCCAGGGCGGCCGGCCGGCACGAACCCGAGCTGTGGGCCGCCGCTGAGGCGTCCTTCGCCAAGGAGGAGCGGCCCGTGGAGCTCGCCACCGCGCGCTACCGGCACGCCGAGGCGCTGCTCGCCCGCGGCCCCGACACCCGCGAGCAGGCGGGCTGCCTGCTCGTCCAGGCCCACGACGTGGTGGCGGCGGCCGGTGCGAAGCCGCTCGCCGCGGAGATCGCGGCGCTGGCCCAGCGCGCCCGGCTGCCGCTCGACGCGCCCCTCGGCCCGGCCGCGGCCGCGGGCCCCGCCGACCCGGTCGACCCGGCCGACTCCCTCGGCCTCACCGCCCGCGAACGCGACGTGCTGCGCCTGGTCGCGGACGGCCGCACGAACCGCCAGATCGCGCAGGAGCTTTTCATCTCACCGAAGACGGCGAGCGTCCACGTCTCCAACATCCTGGCCAAGCTCACCGTCTCCACCCGCGGCGAAGCCGCCGCGCTGGCCCACCGCCTCCACCTCTTCACCACCGCCCCCTGA
- a CDS encoding MMPL family transporter: MAALARWCLHHRITAVLLWIALLAGLTAAAGAVGSAYSRHYEAGGTESGHASALLRESFPDQAGDDETIVWHTDHGTVRAAAVERTMTTVLDQARHLPGVVSVDSPYIPAGAVQISADGHTAYATVGYAQDADSISVAQARELVSTAKAAQSDDLQVELGGQAVGSTESAGAHLSEVVGVAVAAVVLLVAFGSFAAMLLPIATALVGCGTAYMAIVLLGHAMTVADFAPMLGMLIGLGVGIDYALFIVSRHRRGLKRGLSVTEAAQEALATTGRAVVFAGGTVCVALLGMLILRLSFLNGVAVAAALTVLLTVAASVTLLPALLGLIGPRALSRRERRALAEHGPRPEPTAGLAARWSAFVERHPKVLGVLAAVVMILLALPTFTLHLGTSDQGNGPAKATTRQAYDLLADGFGPGTNGPLTLVATTDGAQSRLALDHLPGILRNTPGVAAVSPVELSDGAGVITVVPDSAPQSRDTSRLVDRLRHEVLPAAEKGGALKVYVGGPTASYDDFAAVVIGKLPLFVGSVVGLGCVLLLVAFRSIGIPLKAAAMNVAAVASSFGVVTTIFQWGWGSEWLGLGRAGPIEPFLPVIMVSVLFGLSMDYQVFLVSRMYEEWRETHDNCRAVRVGLAETSRVISSAAVIMIAVFLAFVLSGDRVIAMFGIGLAAAVALDAFVLRTLLVPALMHVLGDANWWLPGWLDRRLPRISIEAPAAPRPLPAPPPTPAAVGGPTSAEGERSSGARGTAGATVTLRARP; this comes from the coding sequence ATGGCCGCACTCGCACGGTGGTGTCTGCACCACCGCATCACCGCCGTGCTCCTGTGGATCGCCCTCCTGGCCGGCCTCACCGCCGCCGCGGGCGCCGTGGGCTCCGCCTACTCGCGGCACTACGAGGCCGGCGGCACCGAGTCCGGCCACGCCAGCGCCTTGCTGCGGGAGTCCTTCCCCGACCAGGCCGGCGACGACGAGACCATCGTCTGGCACACCGACCACGGCACCGTCCGCGCCGCGGCCGTCGAGCGCACCATGACCACGGTGCTCGACCAGGCCCGCCACCTGCCCGGTGTCGTCTCCGTCGACAGCCCGTACATTCCCGCCGGCGCGGTGCAGATCAGCGCCGACGGGCACACCGCGTACGCCACGGTCGGCTACGCCCAGGACGCCGACAGCATCTCCGTCGCGCAGGCCAGGGAGCTGGTGAGCACCGCCAAGGCGGCGCAGAGCGACGACCTCCAGGTGGAACTGGGCGGACAGGCCGTCGGCAGCACCGAGAGCGCCGGCGCCCACCTCAGCGAGGTCGTCGGCGTGGCGGTGGCCGCGGTCGTCCTGCTCGTCGCCTTCGGCTCCTTCGCCGCCATGCTGCTGCCCATCGCGACGGCACTGGTCGGCTGCGGGACGGCGTACATGGCGATCGTGCTGCTCGGCCACGCCATGACCGTCGCCGACTTCGCCCCCATGCTGGGGATGCTCATCGGGCTCGGCGTCGGCATCGACTACGCCCTCTTCATCGTCAGCCGCCACCGCAGAGGGCTCAAACGCGGCCTGAGCGTGACCGAGGCGGCGCAGGAGGCGCTGGCCACCACCGGACGGGCGGTGGTCTTCGCCGGGGGCACGGTCTGCGTGGCACTGCTGGGCATGCTGATCCTGCGACTGAGCTTCCTCAACGGCGTCGCGGTCGCCGCCGCGCTGACCGTCCTGCTCACGGTGGCCGCCTCCGTCACATTGCTGCCCGCGCTGCTCGGGCTCATCGGCCCGCGCGCGCTCAGCCGCCGCGAGCGCCGGGCGCTGGCCGAGCACGGCCCGCGGCCCGAGCCGACCGCCGGGCTCGCCGCCCGCTGGTCGGCCTTCGTCGAACGCCATCCCAAGGTGCTCGGGGTGCTGGCCGCGGTGGTGATGATCCTGCTGGCGCTGCCCACCTTCACCCTGCACCTGGGCACCTCCGACCAGGGCAACGGGCCCGCGAAGGCCACCACCCGGCAGGCCTACGACCTGCTCGCCGACGGTTTCGGGCCCGGCACCAACGGCCCGCTCACCCTGGTCGCAACCACCGACGGCGCCCAGTCACGGCTGGCGCTCGACCACCTGCCGGGGATCCTGCGGAACACCCCCGGCGTGGCCGCGGTCAGCCCGGTCGAGCTGTCCGACGGCGCCGGGGTGATCACCGTCGTCCCGGACAGCGCCCCGCAGTCCCGCGACACCTCCCGGCTGGTCGACCGGCTGCGCCACGAGGTGCTGCCCGCCGCGGAGAAGGGCGGCGCGCTGAAGGTCTACGTCGGCGGCCCCACCGCCAGCTACGACGACTTCGCCGCGGTCGTCATCGGCAAGCTGCCGCTCTTCGTCGGCAGCGTCGTCGGCCTCGGCTGCGTCCTGCTGCTGGTCGCCTTCCGCTCGATCGGCATCCCGCTCAAGGCCGCGGCCATGAACGTCGCGGCGGTGGCCTCGTCGTTCGGGGTGGTCACCACGATCTTCCAGTGGGGCTGGGGCAGCGAATGGCTCGGCCTGGGCCGGGCAGGCCCGATCGAGCCCTTCCTGCCGGTGATCATGGTCTCGGTGCTCTTCGGGCTGTCCATGGACTACCAGGTCTTCCTGGTCAGCCGGATGTACGAGGAATGGCGCGAGACGCACGACAACTGCCGGGCGGTACGGGTCGGCCTCGCCGAGACCAGCCGGGTGATCAGCTCGGCCGCGGTGATCATGATCGCGGTCTTCCTGGCCTTCGTGCTCAGCGGCGACCGGGTGATCGCGATGTTCGGCATCGGCCTGGCCGCCGCCGTCGCCCTGGACGCCTTCGTGCTGCGTACGCTGCTGGTGCCGGCGCTGATGCACGTCCTGGGCGACGCCAACTGGTGGCTCCCCGGCTGGCTCGACCGCCGCCTGCCCCGCATCAGCATCGAGGCCCCGGCCGCCCCCCGCCCGCTCCCGGCCCCGCCACCCACCCCGGCGGCCGTGGGGGGACCCACCTCCGCGGAGGGTGAACGGTCCTCAGGGGCACGGGGAACCGCGGGCGCGACCGTGACGCTGCGCGCGCGACCTTGA
- the gatB gene encoding Asp-tRNA(Asn)/Glu-tRNA(Gln) amidotransferase subunit GatB — MTVTDLLSYEDALASYDPVMGLEVHVELGTRTKMFCGCSTELGAEPNSQTCPTCLGLPGSLPVVNEIGVESAIKIGLALNCEIAQWCRFARKNYFYPDMPKNFQTSQYDEPIASNGYLDVQLEDGEVFRVQIERAHMEEDTGKSTHVGGATGRIHGASHSLLDYNRAGIPLIEIVTKPIEGAGERAPEVARAYVAELRELIKALGVSEARMEMGQMRCDVNLSLRPPGRAAFGTRSETKNVNSLRSVERAARFEIQRHAAVLSSGGTIVQETRHFHEEDGSTTSGRIKEEAEDYRYFPEPDLVPVAPSRDWVEELRAGLPELPRLRRKRLQEDWGIADHEMQSVLNAGALDLILATMAEGADAASARKWWMGELARHANETGSELAAVPITPAQVARVSALVAAGDLNDKLARQVIEGVLAGEGDPDQVVDKRGLKVVSDDGALGAAVDDAIASNPAIADRIRGGNLAAAGALIGAVMKATRGQADAKRVRELVLEKLGVQG; from the coding sequence GTGACCGTCACGGATCTGCTGTCCTACGAGGACGCGCTCGCGTCCTACGACCCGGTGATGGGCCTTGAGGTCCATGTCGAGCTGGGCACGAGGACGAAGATGTTCTGCGGCTGCTCCACCGAGCTGGGCGCCGAGCCCAACTCGCAGACCTGCCCCACCTGTCTCGGCCTGCCCGGCTCGCTGCCGGTGGTCAACGAGATCGGCGTGGAGTCCGCGATCAAGATCGGCCTCGCGCTGAACTGCGAGATCGCGCAGTGGTGCCGCTTCGCGCGGAAGAACTACTTCTACCCGGACATGCCGAAGAACTTCCAGACCTCGCAGTACGACGAGCCGATCGCCTCCAACGGCTATCTGGACGTCCAGCTGGAGGACGGCGAGGTCTTCCGGGTGCAGATCGAGCGTGCCCACATGGAGGAGGACACCGGCAAGTCCACCCACGTCGGCGGCGCGACCGGCCGGATCCACGGCGCCTCGCACTCGCTGCTCGACTACAACCGGGCCGGCATCCCGCTGATCGAGATCGTCACCAAGCCGATCGAGGGCGCCGGCGAGCGGGCCCCCGAGGTCGCCAGGGCCTACGTCGCCGAGCTGCGCGAGCTGATCAAGGCGCTGGGGGTGTCCGAGGCCCGGATGGAGATGGGCCAGATGCGCTGCGACGTCAACCTGTCGCTGCGCCCGCCCGGCCGGGCGGCGTTCGGCACCCGCAGCGAGACCAAGAACGTCAACTCGCTGCGCAGCGTGGAGCGGGCGGCCAGGTTCGAGATCCAGCGGCACGCCGCGGTGCTCTCCTCCGGCGGCACCATCGTGCAGGAGACCCGGCACTTCCACGAGGAGGACGGCTCGACCACCTCAGGGCGTATCAAGGAGGAGGCGGAGGACTACCGCTACTTCCCCGAGCCCGACCTGGTGCCGGTCGCCCCGTCCCGCGACTGGGTCGAGGAGCTGCGCGCCGGGCTGCCCGAGCTGCCGCGGCTGCGCCGCAAGCGGCTGCAGGAGGACTGGGGCATCGCCGACCACGAGATGCAGTCGGTGCTCAACGCCGGGGCGCTCGACCTGATCCTGGCCACCATGGCGGAGGGCGCGGACGCCGCGTCGGCCCGCAAGTGGTGGATGGGCGAACTGGCCAGGCACGCCAACGAGACCGGCAGCGAGCTTGCCGCGGTGCCGATCACCCCGGCGCAGGTCGCCCGGGTCTCGGCGCTGGTCGCGGCCGGCGACCTGAACGACAAGCTGGCCCGGCAGGTCATCGAGGGCGTGCTGGCCGGTGAGGGCGACCCCGACCAGGTGGTCGACAAGCGCGGCCTGAAGGTCGTCTCCGACGACGGCGCCCTCGGCGCGGCAGTGGACGACGCCATCGCGTCGAACCCGGCGATCGCCGACAGGATCCGCGGCGGCAACCTGGCCGCGGCCGGTGCGCTGATCGGCGCGGTGATGAAGGCGACCCGCGGGCAGGCGGACGCCAAGCGGGTGCGCGAGCTGGTCCTGGAGAAGCTGGGCGTCCAGGGCTGA
- the gatA gene encoding Asp-tRNA(Asn)/Glu-tRNA(Gln) amidotransferase subunit GatA — protein sequence MPDIIRLTAAQTAEKIASGELTAVEVTEAHLARIEAVDEKVHAFLHIDREGALAQARAVDAKRAAGEPLGPLAGVPLAMKDIFTTEGVPTTVGSKILEGWLPPYDSTVTKRLKAADVVILGKTNMDEFAMGSSTENSAYGPTGNPWDLTRIPGGSGGGSAAALASYQAPLALGTDTGGSIRQPAAVTGTVGVKPTYGGVSRYGMVAFSSSLDQGGPCARTVLDAALLHEAIGGHDPLDSTSIDAPVPPVVEAARSGDVRGMRVGVVKELGGEGYQAGVVQRFNESVEVLRELGAEVVEISCPSFVYALAAYYLIAPSECSSNLARFDAMRYGMRVGDDGTRSAEEVTALTREAGFGAEVKRRIILGTYALSSGYYDAYYGSAQKVRTLITRDFEKAFESVDVLVSPTTPTTAFPLGERVDDPLAMYLVDLCTIPVNLAGNAAMSLPCGLAPEDGLPVGLQIIAPALKDDRLYRVGAAVEAAFVKKWGHPLLEEAPQL from the coding sequence ATGCCGGACATCATCAGGCTGACCGCCGCACAGACGGCGGAGAAGATCGCGTCGGGCGAGCTGACCGCGGTCGAGGTCACCGAGGCGCACCTGGCCAGGATCGAGGCCGTGGACGAGAAGGTGCACGCCTTCCTGCACATCGACCGGGAGGGCGCCCTGGCGCAGGCCCGCGCGGTGGACGCCAAGCGCGCGGCGGGCGAGCCGCTGGGCCCGCTGGCCGGGGTACCGCTGGCGATGAAGGACATCTTCACCACCGAGGGCGTGCCCACCACCGTCGGGTCGAAGATCCTGGAGGGCTGGCTGCCGCCGTACGACTCGACGGTGACCAAGCGGCTGAAGGCCGCCGACGTGGTGATCCTGGGCAAGACCAACATGGACGAGTTCGCCATGGGGTCGTCCACCGAGAACAGCGCGTACGGCCCGACGGGCAACCCGTGGGACCTGACGCGTATCCCGGGCGGTTCCGGCGGCGGCAGCGCCGCGGCGCTCGCGTCGTATCAGGCGCCGCTGGCGCTGGGCACCGACACCGGCGGTTCGATCCGGCAGCCGGCCGCGGTCACCGGCACGGTCGGGGTGAAGCCCACCTACGGCGGGGTGTCCCGCTACGGCATGGTGGCCTTCTCCTCCTCGCTCGACCAGGGCGGCCCGTGCGCCCGTACGGTGCTGGACGCGGCGCTGCTGCACGAGGCGATCGGCGGCCACGACCCGCTTGACTCCACCTCGATCGACGCGCCGGTGCCGCCGGTGGTCGAGGCGGCCCGCAGCGGTGACGTGCGCGGCATGCGGGTCGGCGTGGTCAAGGAGCTGGGCGGCGAGGGCTACCAGGCCGGCGTGGTGCAGCGCTTCAACGAGTCGGTCGAGGTGCTGCGCGAGCTGGGCGCGGAGGTCGTGGAGATCTCCTGCCCGTCGTTCGTGTACGCGCTGGCCGCGTACTACCTGATCGCGCCGTCGGAGTGCTCAAGCAACCTGGCCCGCTTCGACGCGATGCGCTACGGCATGCGGGTCGGCGACGACGGTACGAGGTCCGCCGAGGAGGTCACCGCGCTGACCCGCGAGGCCGGCTTCGGCGCCGAGGTCAAGCGCCGGATCATCCTGGGCACGTACGCGCTCAGCTCGGGCTACTACGACGCCTACTACGGCTCGGCCCAGAAGGTCCGCACTCTGATCACCCGCGATTTCGAAAAGGCCTTCGAGTCGGTCGACGTGCTGGTCTCGCCGACCACCCCGACCACCGCCTTCCCGCTCGGCGAGCGGGTCGACGACCCGCTGGCCATGTATCTGGTCGACCTGTGCACCATCCCGGTCAACCTGGCGGGCAACGCGGCGATGTCGCTGCCCTGCGGCCTCGCGCCGGAGGACGGTCTACCGGTGGGCCTGCAGATCATTGCCCCCGCGCTCAAGGACGACCGGCTCTACCGGGTCGGCGCCGCCGTCGAGGCCGCCTTCGTGAAGAAGTGGGGCCACCCGCTGCTTGAGGAGGCACCCCAGCTGTGA
- the gatC gene encoding Asp-tRNA(Asn)/Glu-tRNA(Gln) amidotransferase subunit GatC, with the protein MPGITREEVAHLGRLARLELSGDELDHFAGQLDDIIGAVARVSEVAGEDVPPTSHPLPLTNVMRPDTVRPSLTPQQALSGAPAQEQQRFKVPQILGED; encoded by the coding sequence ATGCCTGGCATCACGCGCGAGGAGGTCGCTCACCTCGGCCGGCTGGCACGTCTGGAACTGTCCGGTGACGAGCTGGACCACTTCGCCGGACAGCTCGACGACATCATCGGCGCGGTCGCCCGCGTCTCCGAGGTGGCCGGCGAGGACGTACCGCCGACCTCGCACCCGCTGCCGCTGACCAATGTGATGCGGCCGGACACCGTCCGCCCGTCGCTGACCCCGCAGCAGGCCCTCTCGGGCGCTCCCGCGCAGGAGCAGCAGCGCTTCAAGGTGCCGCAGATCCTGGGGGAGGACTGA